The following are encoded in a window of Panicum virgatum strain AP13 chromosome 5N, P.virgatum_v5, whole genome shotgun sequence genomic DNA:
- the LOC120672076 gene encoding Werner Syndrome-like exonuclease: MATEIQGYYEDGTAVVSFDEDYIDTTLTDSGDVVDWWVAETYRMHRRGHVAGLDVEWRPATGRAPPGPVAVLQVCVDHRCLVFQILRADYVPAKLSAFLADRRFTFVGVGIRDDAAKLRAGYGLRVASAVDLRRLAADALGRPDLLRAGLQALVLEVMGVQMDKPHHVRVSAWDAPALSDDQLKYACADAFASYEVGRRLYDGDY; this comes from the coding sequence ATGGCGACCGAGATCCAGGGCTACTACGAGGACGGAACCGCGGTGGTGTCGTTCGACGAGGACTACATCGACACGACGCTTACGGACTCCGGCGAcgtggtggactggtgggtGGCCGAGACCTACCGCAtgcaccgccgcggccacgtCGCCGGCCTCGACGTGGAGTGGcgccccgccaccggccgcgcgccgcccggcccCGTCGCCGTGCTGCAGGTCTGCGTCGACCACCGCTGCCTCGTCTTCCAGATCCTCCGCGCCGACTACGTCCCGGCCAAGCTGTCCGCCTTCCTCGCCGACCGCCGGTTCACCTTCGTCGGCGTCGGGATCCGCGACGATGCCGCCAAGCTGCGGGCCGGGTACGGGCTGCGGGTCGCGAGCGCCGTGGAcctgcgccgcctcgccgccgacgcgctcGGGAGGCCCGACCTGCTCCGCGCGGGGCTGCAGGCGCTGGTGCTGGAGGTGATGGGCGTGCAGATGGACAAGCCGCACCACGTGCGCGTGAGCGCCTGGGACGCGCCCGCGCTCTCGGACGACCAGCTCAAGTACGCCTGCGCCGACGCGTTCGCCTCGTACGAGGTCGGCCGGAGGCTCTACGACGGCGACTACTAG